The genomic DNA GTTAGTGggtgtggatggatgggtggatatcATTTTTGTCCAAAAAGGATTAAAGAAGTGCAACGTTATTAGGACCTTCTCCTCAATAAATATTAAAGACTGTCATTATTAAATATGGTATCAGTTTCAAACCAACCTCCTGTAAGTACAGTGCTACTTACTGAGACATACAGGTTTCTGAGGAATAAGGTTTCCATTTTAGTATACTCACAGTTCTTACCCAGGTGACTGCTAGTTGTCAATGCGCTGTTCATTTGCTATCTGACTCCTTGATCTCAATGGCTAAGTTGAAACTGCTGTGTGTGGTTTACAGGAATGTTTTTATTTCTGAATCATAGGTGTTCTCTGACGCACAACTTTGATCGGGATTTTCTGTGGGGATACTGTACAGCTGTGACCACTCAACCCAGTGGTAAGAGGTCATTTCTGTAGAAACTGTGGACAAGACTTCATGGTCTACTAAGTCTCTAAGACTATTTTTCAATCCATCTGAATCTTAGTGCGTTTTCCAAACGTTCTCTTACAGCTTTAAAGCTAATCACGCCATAATTGGTACATGCTATATTCTGATGTTACTGGTGTACTATACTGTTTCTTACTAATGTTTTCACTAATATAGTTCCTTGTGTATTTGTTTGATGTGTGTCAGTGTTCGTCCACTCATCACGCAGATTCACCGACCTGTGTCAGGTGAATCCCTGTCAAAATGGCGGCATCTGCACTCTGGTCCCCCACAGACGCTCCTTTGAGTGCTCCTGTCCAGAGAACTTCACCGGGAGGCACTGTGATCAGAGTGAGTCACTCACTATCATACTTTCTATATGGACTTGTGTTTCAAAGTAGTTTCAATTGCCAATTGGGTTTTACTCTACATTTAGAAGTGTGGAGGTGGTAGAGAAACTGTCTACCCTTTTGAAAAATAGAGCGTTGACCCATATCTTGCTCTCCACAGTGCCAAACACAAACGATGCCCCCTAACACCTCATTGACctgttcccttcctcctcctctcacatttCACCCAACTACCTTTTATCCCTCTGTTCTCCCCTTTGTCAGGGAAGTGCTATGAAACCATACACCTGAGATATTATGACATCGGAGAATCCTGGGGAAGGATCTACCACCGTAATGTGGAACGGTGCACATGTGTGGACGGGGAGCTCTCCTGTGAGAGAGTCCGCTATACCGGTAACGTTCATGCTTTCTTTCCACCTTTGTTGCTTTAGCCACTCCTTGCCATGTATTTTTGTTCTTGTTATCTTTTGTTAAAAATGCGAGTGGAACCTTAGACTTGATGAGGTGCTGTCTCTTGGCAGGGGAATGGGCCCCTTGAGGGGCCCCTAAAACCTTTTGGAGTATGAGGGCTTCTCTAGTAAATCTCTGTTTCAATATTTCCCATTCCGGCATTCCTCAATCTCCCACACCTCTCAGATGATCAGGCTTTAGTCTCGGCTGTGTTGCCAAGCATCATACTGTTTTCTCAATGCCTTAATGGTTGGGGGCGGTTTGGGCGAGGCTACCAGGCCATGAGAAACCCTCTGAACCTCCCAGACAAAAAGACAAATCACATCACGTTTGTTCCCatagagcagggatgggcagcTTTGATAGGGGTGGGGGACACAAATAAAtggaactcatcatgaggggccgcagtggctcgTGGGTCTGCGTACCACCCTCCACCTTGTGAGCAAATCATTGTATCTGCACCCCTCATGACAGTGAAGataaatatttttagttttaaagtaaatttcctgcaattctgtaTATTTTGctatggggcgtagagaaaatgttgccgttttaaagcaagtttgctgcaattctacacattttgctatggggCAGAGAAAAGATTTTGAAATGGTATAACTAATTTGATGCAGTACtttttttgccatggggcggataGAAAAATGTaaagttttaaagctaatttccagcatttctccacattttgccatggggtggagggAAATGTTTGTGGTTTTGATAGCTGATGATCAATGGGCCCCATCCCGGTCGGCAGTTCGACCatgcttactacaagtttagatagctgcctgttagactaacttaccaatctaaaacaatttagctgacatgggttaattgagtgactgctgatgcacaatcacattttgaaattgtaccttctgtattctactattcaaactctcaacagtaagttgagacccggACAATTGGTTTGTGGTCCTACTCTAGAGATACCAAAAGCAGGGTTGGCCGTCTCTTTGATTCTACTCTCCATGGTTACAAGTGTAACCTTGCTGTAGCCTTGCTCCAGACCTTGATGAGTTCAGTGTCAGCAACCTCAACTTATTGTTAGTCACTCTAGTATCCAGTGTTTTGGAGACACAAACAACCACTTcaaccacatacacacagcacaaCATTGCCACACGTTTCCATTACTCAAAGAGATACCTCACTCTTGTACACTCAAAGGGGTTTCCCAGTGACACAatcacacacgcataaacacacgcacaaacacacgcacacacacacacacacacacacacacacacacacacacacacacacacacacacacacacacacacacacacacacacacacacacacacacacacacacacacacacacacacacacacacagtgagagagagacacacacacagagagagagagacacacacacacacacagagagacacacacacacacacacacacccacacacacacagagagagacacacacacacacacacacacacacacacacacacacacacacacacacacacacacacacacacacacacacacacacacacacacacacacacagagagagagagaaagagacacacacagagagagagagagaaagagacacacacacacacacacacacacagagagagagagacacacacacacacacacagagagagagagagacacacacagagagagagagagacacacacacacacacacacacacacacacacacacacacacacacacacacacacacacacacacgcacacacagagagacacacacacactgtgtgcacAAAAAAATGTGCCTAACCACTAACCCCACAATGTCTGTGACCATCCATCTCAATACCTTATATTACTATAATAAATATAATGACTTAATTATAGTCCTCATTAATCTAGGGGGAATTGCTCTACAACACAATGAGGTGACTGTATGCAATATTCCACGAGCTAATCACAAAGTGACATAATTGGGCTATCCTAAATGGCCTCATATGTCAGTACTGCTAAtttatgggctaattgagtgactgctgacgAAATTGCACCTTATTGCATTCTATTATTCTAACGCTaaacagtaaattgagaccctGACAATTGTTCCACGGGCCTACAAAAAGGgggccgccagttgcccatccctgctataGAGATACCAAAAGCAGGGTTGGCTGTCTCTTTGATTCTACTCTCCATGGTTACAAGTGTAACCTTGCTGTAGATGAAAAGACAGATTACATGACTCAATGTGACTCAGGAGGGGAGTGTGGGACAACGCCCGAATCTCGCTGAGGGGTCTTTCATCTCAATGGGGGATGTTTTATGGGACTTACAAAAGAGAAAGGCATTTTGGAGAGCCCGTTTGACCGGAACCTGTTTTGTCATGGTGGGAAGGATTTTTATAAGGTTATGCAAACAAATGGGATTTTGTCTTCGTCTAGTTTTGTACAGAAGGACTTGCCTTTTCCTGCCCCCACCTTGCCAGAACTACATGTCAAATCTGTCAACTACACAGTTGTCTGTGTTAGTGAATGCATTTCTCCCACTATACGTTTATAACCCTGAACCATAAGCACTCTAGTGTAGATAGTCTACTGTCTCACGTTGGTTTTGGTCCAACTTAACACCCTTAAAGCACTGATGTAAGACCAGCTACTGTGTTTATCATGCAATGGTGGGAGGCAGGAAATGGGTGGTTGGAACTGATCCCAGTGCTGTGGTTTGTCATAATGTAATATACCTGATGTAGTGTGTAACTGTCTTCAGTCTGCAGTGAGAACCCCTGTGAGAATGATGGCACGTGCCGTCTCATCACAGCCACCAGGGAGGAGGTGTGTGCCTGCAGGCCTGGCTACAGTGGACCCTACTGTAGCATCGGTTAGTCCAACCGCTACATGCTAACACAGTTACATTTACATTGCTAGGTTAGCCTAGTTTAGAATAGCATAGCTTTAGCTTAGAATTACTATTTTATTtaaaaattttatttcacctttatttaaccaggtaggctagttgagaacaagttctcatttgcaactgcgacctggcaaagatagTCTGAGCCAGAGGTCATTCACTGAGATAGAGAGTAGACTTTATGATGTTTATCTTACTATGTGGTTACATGTAGACCATAAACATTTAGATATTCCAAAATAAAGCAAACCGACAGTCACGCACACGCTCTCAtaaacaaacacataaacacaggaAACTGTGATATACTTATTTTCTTATCCCTCACATCTCTTGTTGTTCAGCTCCAGAGGCAGAGTGCTATGACAACAAGGGCACAGACTACCGTGGTGTGGTGAACACCACCGTCTCTGGTGCCCACTGTCTGCCGTGGAACTCTGACCTGTTACATGATGAACTCCACATGGGCACTGTGGAGCGCGCCACCCTCAGGGGCTTGGGGGAACACTCCTACTGCAGGTGTGTGCGGCATTATGTTGTCTTTATTTCTTTAAGTCTTTATCGACAACCAATCTGGCAAGCCAGAACAGAAGTGTAAGCCTGTCTATGCTTCATGCCACCGCTATCACAGCACTATCattctggtctgtctgtctgtctgcctgtctgtctgtctgtctggttttgATGGTGATATGGTTATTCTACCAGCTACTGCCAGAGGAGGGGCTTCCCCCTCTGACTCTGGTTCTTCTTGTTTTTCAGTGCTATTAAAACTTTTTCAGCAGGGACCATTTTCTGGCGACCCCACCCAAAATATAATGACGTAACCTTTAAAATCGGTATACTTATCAAAATGAAGACAAACGGATAAATATATTTCCTCAATAACATTTCATTTTTCAAATTGTCTTTCTCAAAAACATTTGtatattgtcccatacaataatctgtactctGAATGTTATGTttctaaaaaaaaatttttttgagAGAACCCCTGCGAGAACGACGAGTTTTGTCGAACAGTTTTGTCGCAATCCTGACTTTGAATAGCACTGCTCTTGAGGTTTCTTTCTTCTTGGGATTTTTCCTTGGCACTGTGCTTATGCTTGCTCTTTTGGGGTCCAGGCCTGGGTCCTGTAAAGTGTGTCATAACACCAGCATAACATGTCCACTGTCCAGAAACCCAGACGGGGACAAGATGCCGTGGTGCTACACCCTCAATGACAGAGCCATCTCCTGGGAGAACTGTGACGTTCCGTCTTGTGTCATGCGTTCATGTGAGTAACTGTACTGGGGCATCACGAAAGCAGTGTTTTTTTAGCTGCTGCACTGGAAGCTTAATGTTTCCCAGAGTGAAAAGAGCACAAGCCACTTTAGCAAGTGTTCTCGGGCGTGAGCCGTGTGTCGAAATCTTGAAGTTAGAACCAGAGCATTATTTTAAGCTGAGCCGAGCAAGCTTCTCGCGGAGCAGCACTGCTGACGCACAGGTTTCATTGAAATTAATGGGAGTGTTGTCACGCTTGGCAAAAGTTATGCGTCGAGTGTAACAGGGCTGGTTGATGCTTTAGATAAAAGTGGGTGGAAGTGGGAACATGCTCCCAAGGGGTGCCAAATTTGAGGTTTTCAAAATCTATGTAATTCATTGAGTGAGATTGATTGTCATGAATATTTGCCACTGTAGTCATCTGGTCATTTTGAGACATGCCCTTGTCATCTCACTATGAATAACCTTGTTAGATGACTCCATTTAAAGGATTGATTGATTATACCTTTGTGGATGAAGTTTACTTTAGAAAATAAAGTTGGGTTAAATGAACCTGATACAAATAATAGAGCTCAGAGAGTCTCTCTGATTCGTGAGGGGCTTTATCCTTGATCGAGGGTGAAATATGCATTTGTCAGTCTTCAATTTGTACTCCCTTAAAACgtttaggggagagtggggtcaATTGAGTCAAGTTGAGACatccttgtttctaggaaaccatacacgtataatttgaccaaatgtttaggaagaggtcatcatttcatggagtctgagGAGGaaaaaaccacatggaaaaagtggtaagttAGGTAAAAAGAAAGAGATTTTCACTAAGTCAAATTAATTTAATTGTGTTTCATGATACTTGTATCCAAACCAAAGTATCTAGATAATTGTTTTTAGATAATACTAACTTGTTCTATatatcagttggggtctctataagcttcaatatgaggtcctaaacctagcatgaaagtgtatccttgtagctgtgtgagCTAATATAGCCAAAACATTTGCCTTGGGGTAtaattgagccaatggccatcaGGTAAGTTGAGCAAATTGTTGAGCCAATGGTAAGTTGAGACAAATTGAAATGTTTTCTTCCCAGGagtaatgcaaggcattatccctgggatatgaggtaataacagggcctggcctatgttaaaagtgtataaaaagtacaaagtgtttgttagTCACTCTAGTCACTCTAAAGACAAACAAGcgattgtgattgtgttgaattgtgtttgggaattaaagatagacatggttttaaaaaggttgtggtaatatttcattcagtacagaatTGTGTAGgcggcttaacttaccctgtcccgcagctTAATTTACCCcataagttgtgccaagagactACATTTTTTGGAAAAgctgttttcaaaactgtaatgtttacataaATTCTGAtcatttccagggatacacaacatcctgaaatatatgtaagTATCTTTGTTAGAATTAATACAATATTTCCCTTGAGGgaatgatgctgaatgtaaaaaatagcTCAATTTACCTCActttcccctactgtattataaTGAGTAATGAAGAGTTGGGCAGCTTTCTGAATCTCACCAAAAGCTGCATCTCATTTAAGTGGAATAGAACCCTCTCTGTTTTTATATTCCCCCCAAAATGTTATTCTCTGCTTTCACAGAACAGTGACATAACCCATGATACCTCGCCCTACGTAAAATTCAAAGCTCAGCACTTTTTAATAAACAAATGGCCCTATTAGTGATAAAAAGAAGATTCTTGGAATTATACTACACTTAACTTTCCTGTACCACTCAGAAGAGAATGCTGTCTTGACACAGGTAGCCTAATGTTTATATAGAAAGTTAGTCAGAATAGCTAAGAAAAATGTGTTAATTGAGAAAAGGAAATTGAGTATCACTCAGAAAGTGCTAAATGCTTCTGCAGTAACTCGGCCAACTTGGCTCTGTTATATCGATGTCATGATGTCGTGGGTATGCACAGAAAGCAAAGAAAATGTTGGGCCAACTGCTATTCCACCACGGCATTGAATGGCAAATGTTGGGTGACAAATGGTATGCTAATCTGAATTTCTGGCAATGTGTTATTGGGATTCTTTTCAATACTTACTATAAAACAGCTATATTTGTTGGTTGTCTTTTCAGGGGGAAATGAGCCACTGGTAAAGTCCAAAATGATAAGAAGAGGTATACTTAGAAGCCTTGTATGTAGCGATTAACTGTATTCTGGTAGGTAGTAATTTTAAGcctagtagcagcagtagtagtgttagtagtagtatttgtagtagtagtagtagtagtagcagcactagtagtagcagcagcactagtagtagtagtaatagaacactactactactagtagtttAGTATTACCAGTTTATGACTAGTATTACCCTATCACATGTTGACAATGAAATCAGTGCTCTTCACAGTGAATGTGAACTGATTTGAAATTAAGCCCTTCTAAACTTAAATATgtaatatgcagaaatcgctcccccatttcctggttgccaaaattctaatagttcgcctaatttcagtttatgtgacaaattaagcaagtatagtgtagagaatcattgtaccatctaaatcgctgtgaaatctattttccataaccaaacatattgtattttcagctgtttgaagctggtgtacacaAATGAAGATAAAAGATGGAAAAATTAAACTTAAGAACTAAAAGCATAGAAATGGGAAAcgtctaccgcttcttagacttgctttaatGAGAATTTATATGTGAACTTGGTCACTCCAGATTTGTATGAAATATGACCTACAGttccttcagagagtattcacaccccttgaatttttcaaaatgttgttgttacagcctgaatttaaaatagattggatttgagattttttggggtcattggcctacacacaataccccataatgtcaaagtggaatcatgttttCAAAAATTTTGCGTAATAAATCTTGAGTTAAAATATGAATgaccactgattggccagctcatcctcctctagaccgctgattggccagctcatcctcctcagggCTATCACAtctggagcggcaggtagcctagtggttagagtgttgggccagtaaccaaaaggttgctagatcaaattcctgagctgacaagctaaaaatctgtcattctgcccctaaacaaggcccttaacccactgttcctaggccatcattgtaaataagagcttgttcttaactgacttgcctagttaaataaaggtacaataaacATCATTCTCTATGAGGAAATAGGAAGTGTTTGTGAAACAGTCTGTTTGAGGTGGGGAGTGTTTTTTCTTAAAATTAtcctttggccacaaatacgagtaTAGGACGAGTCAACAAtgttatttgggtatgagttaacagaatatgaactttaaAAGTGACGTTTTCCCTGGATAGTTACTTTAAGTCtgcttccctgttccctcacacAGCTTCTTCTCGGAGAGTGGTACAGGTGCCACGGCCGCCACCGCCACCTAACGTCCTCCCTGACACCAACCAAACCAATGACGCCAAGCCAGCCAAGAAGCCTGTGTGCGGAAAGAGGCATAAGAAGAGGATATCAGTGGCCAAGGGTCGCATCCTGGGTGGCAGCTCTGCCCTGCCCGGTACCCATCCCTGGATGGCAGCCCTCTACATAGGAGATGACAGCTTCTGCGCGGGCACCCTGGTCTCGTCCTGCTGGGTGGTCTCTGCCGCACACTGCTTCTTTCGCAGGTACTGTAGAATTAGAGGATAtagacactacactactacttgGAGCATCCATTTGTGTTGATTATGTCATCACCTATTTGGATTTTATGCCACTATGAGTCAGTTCTCTGTGGAacgggttctaaatggaaccgaaaagggttctacctggaaccaaaagggttctacctggaaccaaaaagggttcgtCAAAGGCTTCTCCTTTGACAGAATtggaacccttttaggttctaggtagaacctttTATTGTAGGGTGCTTCTTATTTTGTCACCTGTTTCTACCATGCTGCATTTCTTGAGGGACCATGTACAATAACAAATAAATGTTAAGCTTAGTAAGAAATAAAGATTGTCTGATCATTTCAATATTTGTATAGGTGTTTGCTTGCAATGGTTGCACTGGTACTTAAGGCAGCAGAGAATACGAGGTTTAGGGTGCTAGCTTTCACATTCAACCTTCAACCTCACATTTGCTCACAGACGCTCATGACTTTGACCGTAACATTGCTATTTTATGAACACAAACTACAGTATAATTAGACACAAATATTGAGTTTGAGTAAAACagctactctgagacacttgatacAGACTGCCCCAGGACTTAAGTTATTGATATCATACAAATGAAATATAATTGTATTCAAGTGAATTCATGCGACATAATGGTCCACTACTAGCGACAGAGAATGATGAGaaggatgtgtttctgtcctcAGTCCCCTTGTGTCGAAGATCCGTGTGATTCTGGGTCAGCATAACTTCAACGTTACAACTTCGGACACCAAAACCTTTGGAGTGGAGAAGTACATCTTTCCAGGCCGTTTCTCTGTCTTCAATCCAACTCTCCATGACATTGGTAAATATACTATGTCACGCTCCTTTTCACTCTCACTGATtatttgcatacacacacactcacacaaagttTACATTATTGCACATGCTCTAACACTGACTCACACACGTCATCTTAGACTACAACACTCCCccacacacaaagaaacacacacactctcgcacaCCCCAGTCTACGTGTCGGCAGCGCACGCTCTGTGCTCGCAGCTGTGCATCTTGGAACAGCTGTCTCCAATGTgaagacacaaacagacacacacatacatacacatacatttgGGTATGACAGTGTCTGAGCATCTGTGTCCATTCAAAAGGTACTCCCtcacttttttctctcttttctgatCTTTCCCAATTTTACAAGAGCTATTTTCTGAAAGCAAAACAGACATTATTTAATAGTGGAGCAATCGTTCTGTGTTTTCATGATTCAAGATTTTGAATAACGACTACACTACATCCTACAGCGTTCTATAACTTATTTGAATGACTTCCCCACTCCAGGTCGTAATCGTAGGACATGAACAGGGGTTCTTAATGTACACGCCAAGgctaaataaagatgaaataaataaaactctTCTTCACCTTTTCCTGTCTTATGATAAGAATGTTTCTATTCCAACAGTTCTGGTGAAACTGAAAAAACAAGATGGCCACTGTGTGAGAAGGACTCAATTTATACAGCCTATCTGCCTGCCGGATAAAGCCATGACCTTCCCAGACTACTACTGTTGTCAAATCACTGGCTGGGGCCACATGCATGAGAGTAAGTGTTGTGTCAAAAACAGTCATCTGGTGTATTGCGTGTCCTTCACTGTACTGGTCAGATATGTCATTATGGTCTAAAATGTCTTCATATCACAACAATGTAACATCTCAAATAGACGTCAATGCACCATGTCCAATCACATGTTCTTCCATATAGGTCCATGTGTCCTATTCATGTCTTTACATGCCTGTAATTGTTATCATGTGACCTATTGCTTACAGTGTATAACTCTATCCAAGCCATTATGCATTTATTTGCCTTATTTTCCAAAAGAGGCAAATAAATACAGCAACCTGCAGGAGGCCGGGGTGAGGATCTTCCCGTTTGAGAGGTGTATCCAGCCTGAAGTCTACGGCAACCATGTGACATCCAACATGGTCTGTGCTGGGACTGACCGATGTGTGGATGCCTGCCAGGTAAGAGTGCATAGACCTAGGGCTCCTTTTCTGGATCAAAATTAGATTAGAATAGAAGAGCATAAATGTTTTCTTGTACATTGTACAGTCAGCCATGTGATAAGGATGTGTAATGagtgatacagtataatatatagaggAGCCTCTGGACTGTTTTGGTTTGAGTATAGTGGGTTGCATTCACAGAACATGCATATGGAGGAGGCTGCTGTATAAATTGCATGGCTTTCAGCTGCTTTCTCTTTAATGAAAGGTTATGGTTAACTTACTTCCTTGTTTATATGTTGTGTTGTAATGACACAAATATTGAATGTAGGTAGGAGTGCACTTGGTTTGTGTAATATAAGGTTTCAAGGGGAtgactcattgtgtgtgtgtgtgtgtgtgcgcatgtgtgcacgtgtgtgcacgtg from Oncorhynchus tshawytscha isolate Ot180627B linkage group LG15, Otsh_v2.0, whole genome shotgun sequence includes the following:
- the LOC112214748 gene encoding hepatocyte growth factor activator; this encodes MMLYFVLLFLPYVLSARTRMVLPGYETLRTRNGNENSHKVLTVDGKECKFPFRQGGSIHHHCITISSSRPWCSLTHNFDRDFLWGYCTAVTTQPSVFVHSSRRFTDLCQVNPCQNGGICTLVPHRRSFECSCPENFTGRHCDQRKCYETIHLRYYDIGESWGRIYHRNVERCTCVDGELSCERVRYTVCSENPCENDGTCRLITATREEVCACRPGYSGPYCSIAPEAECYDNKGTDYRGVVNTTVSGAHCLPWNSDLLHDELHMGTVERATLRGLGEHSYCRNPDGDKMPWCYTLNDRAISWENCDVPSCVMRSSSSRRVVQVPRPPPPPNVLPDTNQTNDAKPAKKPVCGKRHKKRISVAKGRILGGSSALPGTHPWMAALYIGDDSFCAGTLVSSCWVVSAAHCFFRSPLVSKIRVILGQHNFNVTTSDTKTFGVEKYIFPGRFSVFNPTLHDIVLVKLKKQDGHCVRRTQFIQPICLPDKAMTFPDYYCCQITGWGHMHEKANKYSNLQEAGVRIFPFERCIQPEVYGNHVTSNMVCAGTDRCVDACQGDSGGPLACVKDDVSFLYGVISWGDGCGKTGKPGVYTKVVSYVNWINTIIKRKPKSK